One part of the Mariniflexile litorale genome encodes these proteins:
- a CDS encoding polysaccharide biosynthesis/export family protein, which yields MAKQIFLLICVTISVLCSSCITNKDVVYLQDKGTIKQDSILIKELSKPYRVQINDILSINVKALDNELTAIFNPIEGTNSGSSGGGLYFSGFTVDLHGNIKFPILGEINVLGFTIKEIENKVKSELLAQYFKESAQLFVTVKLAGLRYTTIGEVGTGVQTLYQDRVNILEALANAGDIKQTGDRRDVLVIRQYPDGQKIHHIDLTDIAAMQSPYYYIQPNDIILVKPLKRKALGAGQTATQTLTTVASILSVLVSTYFLVKNL from the coding sequence ATGGCGAAACAAATATTCTTGCTTATTTGTGTAACAATCAGTGTTTTATGTTCTTCGTGTATCACCAATAAAGATGTTGTTTATTTACAAGATAAAGGTACAATTAAACAAGATTCTATATTGATTAAGGAATTATCTAAACCCTACAGAGTTCAAATTAACGATATTTTAAGTATTAATGTAAAAGCTTTAGATAATGAACTTACTGCTATTTTTAATCCAATAGAGGGTACTAATTCCGGAAGTTCTGGCGGTGGTCTGTATTTTAGTGGTTTTACTGTTGATTTACATGGTAATATTAAATTTCCCATTTTAGGAGAGATTAATGTTTTGGGTTTTACAATTAAAGAAATAGAAAATAAAGTAAAAAGTGAATTATTAGCACAGTATTTTAAAGAATCGGCACAATTGTTTGTAACCGTTAAATTGGCTGGGTTAAGATATACTACCATAGGAGAGGTTGGAACGGGGGTACAGACTCTTTATCAAGATCGTGTAAATATTCTTGAGGCTTTGGCTAATGCGGGAGATATCAAGCAGACGGGAGATAGAAGAGATGTCTTGGTAATTCGGCAATACCCGGATGGACAAAAAATACATCATATAGATTTAACAGATATTGCGGCTATGCAATCGCCCTACTATTATATTCAACCCAACGATATTATATTAGTAAAACCCTTAAAACGTAAAGCTTTAGGTGCAGGACAAACGGCTACACAAACGTTAACAACGGTTGCTTCTATTCTGTCTGTATTAGTCTCTACTTATTTTTTAGTTAAAAATTTATAA
- a CDS encoding ABC-F family ATP-binding cassette domain-containing protein translates to MNYLTVENISKSYGELNLFENISFSIHKDQKIAFVAKNGTGKTSILNIISGDDEADSGNITYRNGIVVSFLSQDPKLDKNLTVEETIFASDNPILKVISNYEHALLNPDDADAYQKAFEEMEQYQAWDFETQYKQILFKLKLENLDEKVGSLSGGQKKRLSLANALINKPDLLILDEPTNHLDLEMIEWLESFFAKENITLFMVTHDRYFLERVCNEIIELDEGQLYNYKGNYSYYLEKREARIEQTEVETGKAKQLFKKELDWMRRQPKARTTKSKSRIDDFHDIKHRASQRRNDHEVQLELNMERLGSKVVEFHNVSKSFKDKVILDGFEYLFKNGERTGIIGKNGTGKTTFLNILTQTAKPDSGKVSVGETVKFGYYTQNGITVKPNQKVIDVIREFGDYIPLKKGKQISAQQLLERFLFSRKKQYDFVEKLSGGERKRLYLCTVLIQNPNFLILDEPTNDLDIVTLNVLESFLLDFPGCVIVVSHDRYFMDKVVDHLFVFRGEGVVEDFPGNYTDYRVYEDSQPTISNASEDKKEKNAWKKTEDNKLSYSEEKELKNIESKLNSLAFDKKELEAKFNNPDLTPDEINKLSEALQKIIDELEAKEIRWMELQEKLDK, encoded by the coding sequence TTGAATTATTTAACTGTTGAAAATATATCGAAATCTTACGGAGAACTAAACCTTTTCGAAAACATTTCTTTTAGTATCCATAAAGACCAAAAAATAGCCTTCGTAGCTAAAAATGGGACGGGTAAAACCTCTATTCTAAATATTATTTCTGGCGATGATGAAGCCGATTCCGGTAACATTACTTATAGAAATGGTATTGTGGTTTCGTTTTTATCGCAAGATCCAAAACTAGATAAAAACTTAACGGTTGAAGAAACCATTTTCGCAAGTGATAATCCCATTTTGAAAGTTATTTCCAATTATGAGCATGCGCTTTTAAATCCAGATGACGCCGATGCCTATCAAAAAGCCTTCGAAGAAATGGAACAGTACCAAGCTTGGGATTTTGAAACACAATACAAGCAAATACTTTTCAAATTAAAACTTGAAAATTTAGATGAAAAAGTAGGCTCGCTTTCTGGTGGGCAGAAAAAACGTTTATCGTTAGCTAATGCTTTAATAAATAAACCCGATTTATTAATTCTGGATGAACCTACTAATCATTTAGATTTAGAAATGATTGAATGGCTAGAATCCTTTTTTGCTAAAGAAAATATCACCCTGTTTATGGTTACACACGACCGTTACTTTTTAGAGCGTGTGTGTAATGAAATTATTGAATTAGACGAAGGACAACTTTACAATTATAAAGGCAACTACTCCTATTACTTAGAAAAACGAGAGGCTAGAATAGAACAAACCGAAGTAGAAACAGGTAAAGCTAAACAACTTTTCAAAAAAGAATTGGATTGGATGCGCCGCCAACCAAAGGCCAGAACCACAAAATCGAAATCGCGTATAGACGATTTTCACGATATAAAACACCGCGCTAGTCAACGTAGGAATGACCACGAAGTACAACTCGAACTCAATATGGAACGTTTGGGCAGTAAAGTGGTGGAGTTTCATAATGTATCAAAATCATTTAAAGACAAAGTGATACTTGATGGTTTTGAATACCTATTTAAAAATGGTGAACGCACAGGTATTATTGGTAAAAATGGTACTGGAAAAACCACTTTTTTAAATATTTTAACCCAAACAGCAAAACCAGATTCTGGAAAAGTGTCTGTTGGTGAAACGGTTAAATTTGGCTATTATACCCAAAACGGTATTACTGTAAAACCCAACCAAAAGGTTATTGATGTTATTCGAGAATTTGGCGATTATATTCCTTTAAAAAAAGGCAAACAAATTAGCGCACAACAACTACTAGAACGCTTTTTATTCAGTCGAAAAAAACAATATGATTTTGTTGAAAAACTAAGCGGCGGTGAGCGTAAGCGTTTGTATTTATGTACCGTTCTTATACAAAACCCGAACTTCTTAATACTGGATGAGCCCACTAACGATTTGGATATTGTAACCCTAAATGTATTAGAAAGCTTCTTATTAGATTTTCCGGGCTGTGTGATTGTGGTATCGCACGACCGTTATTTTATGGATAAAGTAGTAGACCATCTTTTCGTTTTTAGAGGTGAAGGTGTTGTTGAAGATTTCCCTGGAAACTATACCGATTATAGAGTTTATGAAGATAGTCAACCCACCATTTCAAATGCTTCGGAAGACAAAAAGGAAAAAAATGCTTGGAAAAAAACAGAAGATAATAAACTAAGCTACAGCGAAGAAAAAGAGCTTAAAAATATCGAAAGTAAATTAAATTCATTAGCATTTGATAAAAAAGAGTTGGAAGCCAAAT